From the Selenomonas sp. oral taxon 920 genome, the window CGTTCCTCGACGGGAGCGGCATTGCGCTCGGGGAGCGGGGGCATATTCTGGTCGATGAATATATGGCGACCAATGTTCCCCATGTCTATGCCGTTGGAGATGCTGTGCTGACATGCTCCGCACAGACAGGAAAAGCTGTGGCGCTTCCGCTTGCGGGACCCGCCAATCGTCAGGCACGTCTGGCCGCGGATCGTATGGCAGGGGAGGCGCGTGCCTATCGCGGCGTAGTTGGAACTGCCGCGCTCAAGGTATTTGGTCTTACGGCAGCGGCAACGGGGCAGAACGAGCGAGCCCTCCAGTCAGCGGGGATGGTGTACGGAAAGGATTATCGCTTTACGGTGATTTTCCCGCGCCATCATGTGGCCTATTATCCGGGGGCAAAGGAGGTTGCACTCAAGCTGATTTTCCGTCTTTCGGACGGTGTTGTACTGGGGGCGCAGGCAATCGGTGCGGAGGGCGTGGACAAGCGCATCGATGTTCTTGCCTCTGCCATCGGGCGGTCGCTCACGGTTGCGGATTTGGAAGAGTTTGAGCTGTCCTATGCACCGCCGTATTCCGCAGCGAAAGATCCCGTGAATATGGCCGGCTATGCAGCAGAAAATATTCTGCAGGGCAGGAGTATTCCGCTTCTCCCGCACGAGCTTTCGGCGGAACTTGCGGAAGGGGCAAGGCTCATCGACGTTCGCCCGCCGGAGGAATATCATGCGGGCGAGATCGCAGGGGCGCAGCGCATTCCTTTGCCTCAGCTGCGCGAGCGTCTGCATGAATTCGATCCGCAGGTACCGATCGTCGTCTGCTGCAAGATGGGGCTGCGCGGCTATCTTGCGGAGCAGATTTTGCGGGCGCATGGTCTCACTGTAAAGAATCTGGTCGGCGGCTATACCTACATGAAGATGCAGTGTGAAGGAGAGAAATCATATGGTGCTTGAGGATCAGGAACGTCTCGAGGAGGCCGCAGATTTCTTGCGGGCATTGGCGCATCCCGTACGGCTCTGTATTGTACGCCGCCTCCTGCGCGATGGGAGCTGTAATGTCTCCTATATGCAGGATTGTCTGGATGCACCGCAGTCCACGGTGTCGCAGCATCTGAGCAAGCTGCGCCAGGCGGGGCTGATCCGTGGAGAACGCAGCGGGCTTGAGGTTGTTTATCAGTTGAAGGATGCGCGTGTTGCAAAGATCTTGCGTGCCCTGCTCTGTGGGGCAGACGAGGAGGGGGCGGCTCATGGGGATGAGGAAGCAGCCGCTCCCGGTTGTTGAACGCAGAAGCTGTGTTGCCTGTGGAACGTGTCAGAGTGTGTGCCCGCGTGGAGCAATTTCCGTTAGGTACGGGATCTATGCGGTGGTTGATCCTGAACGCTGCATCGGCTGCGGTATGTGCAGTCGTGAGTGTCCGGCGGAGATCATACGAATGGAGGTGTGCACATGAGGACGAGGGGCAAGCGATGGTATCAATATTTTTGGATCTTCTCCATCGTGTATTTCTCACTGGGGGGTGTCAATATCCTGTTCGCATGGCTCGGCATGATCTGCTTTCTCACGCCGCTCGCCTTTGCTATGGTGGCGGGAAACAAGGATTACTGCAATCACTACTGTGATCGTGGACAGCTCTTTCAGCTGCTCGGCAGTCGTCTGCATCTTTCCGCACGAAATGAACTGCCTGCGTGGCTGCGCAGCCGGCGGTTCCGCTATGGATTCTTGGCGTTCTTTCTGACCATGTTTGTCAATGTGATGGTCGTAAGCTATCATGCGGCGGCAGGTGCTCCTCTGCGGGAGACGGTGACACTGTTCTGGCTGTTTGATGTGCCGTGGGGCTGGGCGTACAGCGGAGATGGCGCACCGTGGGCTGCACAGTTCGCCTTCGGCTTCTACAGCCTCATGCTGACCTCGGCAATCATCGGCATTTTGATGATGCTGCGCTATCGTCCGCGTGCATGGTGCGTCATCTGTCTGATGGGGACGATGACACAGGAAATATGCCGTGCAAAAGTACCGAAGGAAATGAGAGCGGCAGATTTCAATGAGCGTGGCATTTGTCCGAATGACTGATACCATCTCCATACAATCAATCCCCATGCGACGAATCTTTCATCGACGCATGGGGATTTTTTCGCGTATATATGTTTGTAATATAAGGTGAAAGCGGCATATTGATTGACGCTTTCGGTATTTTCTGCTATAACTTAGTGTATATCTCTATCACAATTTGCATTGGGTGAGTGTATATTTTTCTGAGGAGTGACGACGATGAAGCTGGTTGTGACGATTGTCGGACGAGATCAAGTCGGTATTGTGGCGATGGTGAGCGGGATTCTCGCGGAGCAGCGCGTGAATATCATGAATGTGAATCAGAATATCATGGACGGGTTCTTCAACATGGTCATGATTGCCGAGATGCCAGACGATGCGGAGATCCGCCTGAAGGAGCTGCAGGAACTTCTGCGGAAAAAGGGGGAGGAGCGCGGTCTTGAGATCAAGCTCCAGCACCAGGAGATTTTTCAGGTCATGCACAGCATTTGAGCGAGGAGCGGCAGAGTGATTACATTTGACGACATCCGTGAAACCAATCGGATGATTACGGAGAACCGCCTCGATGTGCGTACGATCACGATGGGCATTTCCCTGCGCGACTGTGCGCACCCGAACATTGACAAGTTCTGCCAGAATGTGTATGAGAAGATCACGCGCTCGGCAGAGTATCTTGTTCGTACGGGCGAGGACATTGAGATGGAGTACGGCATCCCCATCATCAACAAGCGCATCTCCGTCACGCCGATTGCGATTGCGGCGGACGCATGTCAGACGGACTCGTTTGTGCCCGTGGCGGAGGCGCTTGATCGTGCGGCAAAGACGGTTGGGGTCAACTTTATCGGTGGCTTTTCTGCGCTCGTCGAAAAGGGGATGACGCACGGCGACCGCGTAC encodes:
- a CDS encoding 4Fe-4S binding protein; this translates as MRKQPLPVVERRSCVACGTCQSVCPRGAISVRYGIYAVVDPERCIGCGMCSRECPAEIIRMEVCT
- a CDS encoding ArsR/SmtB family transcription factor — its product is MVLEDQERLEEAADFLRALAHPVRLCIVRRLLRDGSCNVSYMQDCLDAPQSTVSQHLSKLRQAGLIRGERSGLEVVYQLKDARVAKILRALLCGADEEGAAHGDEEAAAPGC
- a CDS encoding FAD-dependent oxidoreductase, which gives rise to MSKYIIVGGVAGGATAAARLRRLDEHAEIVLFERGEDISFANCGLPYYVGDVIAERGDLLLQTPEKFRGMYNVDVRVCSEVTRVDTENRTVEVRSADGVYTESYDALLLSPGAKPLRPPIPGIDHPRIATLRSVQDADRIRSFIGTGGSVVVVGGGFIGVELAENLCERELSVTLVEAMPHILPIFDTDMISLLEDELRRHGVELALGDGVAGFEEQEDGGICVRLSSGRTVHGDFVALAIGVHPDTAFLDGSGIALGERGHILVDEYMATNVPHVYAVGDAVLTCSAQTGKAVALPLAGPANRQARLAADRMAGEARAYRGVVGTAALKVFGLTAAATGQNERALQSAGMVYGKDYRFTVIFPRHHVAYYPGAKEVALKLIFRLSDGVVLGAQAIGAEGVDKRIDVLASAIGRSLTVADLEEFELSYAPPYSAAKDPVNMAGYAAENILQGRSIPLLPHELSAELAEGARLIDVRPPEEYHAGEIAGAQRIPLPQLRERLHEFDPQVPIVVCCKMGLRGYLAEQILRAHGLTVKNLVGGYTYMKMQCEGEKSYGA
- a CDS encoding ACT domain-containing protein; translated protein: MKLVVTIVGRDQVGIVAMVSGILAEQRVNIMNVNQNIMDGFFNMVMIAEMPDDAEIRLKELQELLRKKGEERGLEIKLQHQEIFQVMHSI